In bacterium, the genomic window GAACAGGCGTGCGGCGCGGCCGTCCGACAACTGTTCCGAGCCGTCCGATTTTGGCGGCGTGGATATTGTGTAGTATTATTCCAAACGTGTTTTTTGCAGTCAGAAACGCTGTTTTGTTTGCCGCAGCCGCTTTGGCCGCGTTCGCTTTTTGCTCATGCGAAGGCGACGCAGGTTACGCCGCAGCCAAACCCGCATTCGCCAATCCTGCCGCGCGGCCAATCCGCGTTTTGCTTTCGGAGGGCAAATCAGCCGAAGTTTCTTCCCAAAGCGGAGCGAACGTTTCAAGCTCGTCAGGCGCCGAGGTTTCGCGCGGCGTTTCCGGCACGCTTAAATTCGAAGCCTCATCCGGCAAAGTAAAATACAAGGGAGGATTATCGGACGAGTTTACGGTTGTTCCTGCAGGTGGCGGATTTCTGGTTTGGAACGGTTCGCCATACCGTGGGATGATTCGGGTCAAATCCGGCGGGAAGGGCGTTATGGTCATCAACGTTCTCGATGTGGATGAGTATCTTCGCGGGGTTGTGCCCGCGGAGGTTCCGTATACATGGCCAATGGAATCAATAAAAGCCCAGGCGGTGGCGGCGCGGACTTACGCGGTCAGCCGTATGATTGCAAAGGAAACGAATTCGTGGGACGTGGTGGCGACCACCGCAGACCAAGTTTACAACGGAGTCAAGGCGGAGCATCCTGAAACCGACGCGGCGGTTGCCCAAACCGCGGGCGAGATTGCCATCTACGAAGGCAAGCCGATTATCGCGTATTATCACGCTGATTCCGGCGGATTCACGAAGCAGGGCAGCGCGCCTTATTTGAAGCCGGTTCCCAGCCCTGCGCCGAACTCGCCCTATTCGACCTGGGAAGTTTCATGGACGCCGGACGAATTAAGAGCCGTTTTGGATGCGGCAAAACTGCCCGGCGGCGAAATTCTCGGCATCGACGCACCTGTGGATGAGACAGGGCGATGCGTTGGCGTGACCATTACAACGAGCAAGGCGAGCTTCGGAATGACCGCGCACGAGTTTCGCAAGATTGCAGGCATTTCGACGGTGAAAAGCACTATGTTCGATTTGAAATTCGAGGGGGGAATCGCCTGGGACAAGGAAACTCCTTTTGCGGGACATCAAAAACTTTCGCTGCAAGGAAAATTTAAATCGGGCGAACGGAAAGTAAGGGAAACTTACGTTTCGGGTAAATCAACGATAAAACCCGCTCCAAAGCAGATGACCGCGCTCGGTCAGCGGTTCAAGCCGGCAAGAATTGTTCTTCGCGGCAGCGGGTACGGTCATGGAACCGGCATGTCGCAATGGGGCGCAATGTATATGGCCAGCCAGGGAAAAAACTACCTGGACATCCTCCTCCATTATTACACGGGCGTATCCATCGTGAAGATGGAAGATGTGATGGAGTAGAGGGTCAATCCGCTTCGTTTTCGGCCGATAATCGAATTGACGCCCGGCGCGTTTTCGCGCCGGCGGAGGCGGCGGGGCAAGAGCCGACGATCGGATTTGAACCGATGACCTGCTGATTACGAATCAGCTGCTCTGCCGCTGAGCTACGTCGGCGCGAGGAGCAGAATGGTATTGAATTCGGCCTTGGGTGTCAAGCGGATTTGGATGTTGCGGCACGGGTTCGCGGCGCTCGCCGTTGCTTTGCTGCTTGCCGGGGTCGGCGCTTTTCATTCTTCCGCCGGCGAGTTGTTGCTGCAATCGCCGGATTCACCGGCAGTTCAAGCGCAGTCCGG contains:
- a CDS encoding SpoIID/LytB domain-containing protein, which encodes MCSIIPNVFFAVRNAVLFAAAALAAFAFCSCEGDAGYAAAKPAFANPAARPIRVLLSEGKSAEVSSQSGANVSSSSGAEVSRGVSGTLKFEASSGKVKYKGGLSDEFTVVPAGGGFLVWNGSPYRGMIRVKSGGKGVMVINVLDVDEYLRGVVPAEVPYTWPMESIKAQAVAARTYAVSRMIAKETNSWDVVATTADQVYNGVKAEHPETDAAVAQTAGEIAIYEGKPIIAYYHADSGGFTKQGSAPYLKPVPSPAPNSPYSTWEVSWTPDELRAVLDAAKLPGGEILGIDAPVDETGRCVGVTITTSKASFGMTAHEFRKIAGISTVKSTMFDLKFEGGIAWDKETPFAGHQKLSLQGKFKSGERKVRETYVSGKSTIKPAPKQMTALGQRFKPARIVLRGSGYGHGTGMSQWGAMYMASQGKNYLDILLHYYTGVSIVKMEDVME